The genome window GTTCCGCCGTTATTTTCAACAGGCTGACAGACAGAAGGGAGTGACAGGTGAAAACCTGCTGATCCTGGTGGAACGTCGGCTGGATAACATTGTTTATCGGCTGGGATTTACCAATACCAGGAGCGAGGCGCGGCAGCTGGTTCGCCATGGCCACTTTCTGGTCAATGGACGCCAGGTTGATATTCCCTCCTTTCAGGTGAAAGTCGGCGATGTTATTGAACTGCGGGAAAAGAGCCGCAAGGTAGGGCGTATTGTTGAGGCCTTGGAGGCTGCAGGTCGTCGTGGATTGCCGGCATTTCTTGACCTGGACAAGGATAACTTCAAAGGTACGGTGAACGCTCTGCCTAAACGTGATGACATTGCTCAGGCAATCAATGAACAGCTGATTGTTGAATTCTATTCTCGTTAAGGGAAAGCTATGGATAAATCATTGATGTATAAAAATTGGCGGGAACTGATCAAGCCGTCGGG of Candidatus Anaeroferrophillus wilburensis contains these proteins:
- the rpsD gene encoding 30S ribosomal protein S4; this translates as MARYRESVCRLCRREGVKLFLKGDRCYTDKCAVDRRAYAPGQHGQRRSKFSEYGVQLREKQKVRRIYGLLEKQFRRYFQQADRQKGVTGENLLILVERRLDNIVYRLGFTNTRSEARQLVRHGHFLVNGRQVDIPSFQVKVGDVIELREKSRKVGRIVEALEAAGRRGLPAFLDLDKDNFKGTVNALPKRDDIAQAINEQLIVEFYSR